The Niastella koreensis GR20-10 genome includes a window with the following:
- a CDS encoding RNA polymerase sigma factor: MLDSKHINIEKELFSRVAQGDEEAFNTLFHRYVPRLHTIVMKVTKSEGVAKDIIQEVFLYLWMDRESLAEVDVPQNWIFKMAYNRSYSWLARQVSRNQKYNEFKQQNPGEGDDNLEHTVSLHETARLIQEATAQLPEQARKIFQLSRETGLKAAEVADQLDISVQTVRNSLVRSVKFIKEYLTQHGVLLPALLILINF; encoded by the coding sequence GTGTTGGATAGTAAGCATATAAATATCGAAAAGGAATTGTTCTCACGCGTGGCGCAGGGCGATGAAGAAGCGTTTAATACGCTGTTTCACCGCTATGTGCCCCGCCTGCATACGATTGTGATGAAAGTAACGAAGTCGGAAGGGGTGGCAAAAGACATCATCCAGGAGGTATTCCTTTATTTATGGATGGACCGTGAATCACTTGCCGAAGTAGATGTTCCCCAGAACTGGATCTTTAAAATGGCCTATAACCGCTCCTACAGCTGGCTGGCCCGCCAGGTATCCCGCAATCAGAAGTACAACGAATTTAAACAGCAGAATCCAGGTGAGGGTGACGATAACCTGGAGCATACCGTTTCCCTGCACGAAACGGCCCGGCTTATTCAGGAAGCAACTGCGCAATTACCTGAACAGGCCCGGAAAATTTTTCAACTCAGCCGCGAAACGGGTTTAAAGGCTGCAGAGGTAGCAGACCAACTGGATATTTCTGTACAAACCGTTCGTAACTCACTCGTTAGATCGGTAAAGTTCATCAAAGAGTATCTAACCCAGCATGGCGTTTTACTGCCTGCATTACTCATTCTGATAAATTTTTAA
- a CDS encoding acetyl-CoA hydrolase/transferase family protein, protein MSYRTGLTANEAVQLIQSGNRVFIHGSAATPVTLIKALQQRYAELEDVELVSITSMGDVDFNQPHFNGHFFFNSLFVSANTRDVCNSENGDYVPVFLSQIPQLFKENILPIDVALITVSPPDLHGFCSLGTSVDIARAAVDTARIVIAQVNPRMPRTHGDGFLHMNNIHAMVWDESELPEINYSEKVNTAVQQIGRNVAALVEDGATLQLGIGAIPDQVLQNLTGHKDLGIHTEMMSDGVIPLIQSGVINNSKKALNVGRTVTGFMAGTRKLYDFVHDNPSVRVMNIAYVNDTSIIRQNPKATAINSAIELDLTGQVCADSIGTYEFSGIGGQMDFMRGASLSPGGKPIIALPSVTTKGESRIVPFLKQGAGVVTTRGHIHWVVTEFGAVNLFGKNLKQRGKALIEIAHPNHRESLERAFYERFHYSAQQV, encoded by the coding sequence ATGAGTTACAGAACAGGATTAACAGCCAACGAGGCTGTACAATTGATCCAAAGCGGCAACCGGGTATTTATTCATGGCAGTGCGGCCACCCCGGTTACATTGATAAAAGCCTTACAACAGCGTTATGCAGAACTGGAAGATGTGGAACTGGTAAGCATAACCAGTATGGGCGATGTTGATTTTAACCAGCCGCATTTCAATGGACATTTCTTTTTTAATTCCCTGTTTGTATCTGCCAATACCCGGGATGTTTGTAACAGTGAGAACGGTGATTATGTGCCGGTGTTCTTAAGCCAGATCCCACAATTGTTCAAAGAAAATATTTTGCCTATAGATGTGGCGCTTATCACAGTATCGCCGCCCGACCTGCATGGCTTTTGTTCATTGGGAACCTCTGTTGATATAGCCCGGGCTGCAGTGGATACTGCCCGCATTGTAATTGCCCAGGTTAATCCCCGCATGCCCCGTACACATGGCGATGGCTTTTTGCATATGAACAACATACATGCAATGGTTTGGGATGAAAGCGAATTGCCGGAGATCAACTATTCTGAAAAAGTCAACACTGCCGTACAACAAATAGGAAGGAACGTGGCGGCGCTGGTAGAAGATGGCGCCACTTTACAATTAGGTATTGGCGCTATTCCCGACCAGGTATTGCAAAACCTTACCGGGCATAAAGACCTCGGTATTCACACCGAAATGATGAGTGATGGCGTGATCCCGCTCATTCAAAGCGGGGTTATTAATAATAGTAAAAAGGCATTGAATGTTGGCCGCACGGTAACCGGTTTTATGGCCGGCACCCGTAAGCTGTACGATTTTGTGCACGACAACCCATCGGTGCGCGTAATGAATATTGCCTATGTGAACGATACCAGTATTATTCGTCAGAACCCAAAAGCAACTGCCATCAACAGCGCCATTGAACTGGACCTTACCGGCCAGGTATGCGCCGATAGCATTGGCACGTACGAGTTCTCGGGTATTGGCGGACAAATGGATTTTATGCGCGGCGCTTCGTTGTCGCCCGGTGGCAAACCCATCATTGCGCTTCCTTCCGTTACCACAAAAGGCGAGTCGCGCATAGTACCTTTTTTAAAACAGGGCGCAGGTGTGGTTACCACGCGTGGACATATTCACTGGGTGGTTACTGAATTTGGCGCCGTTAACCTGTTTGGTAAAAATTTAAAACAACGCGGTAAGGCGCTGATCGAAATAGCGCATCCCAACCACCGCGAAAGCCTGGAACGCGCCTTTTATGAAAGGTTCCATTATTCGGCACAGCAGGTATAA